In a single window of the Acyrthosiphon pisum isolate AL4f chromosome X, pea_aphid_22Mar2018_4r6ur, whole genome shotgun sequence genome:
- the LOC100166169 gene encoding uncharacterized protein LOC100166169, with the protein MSLYKRNGTDIVVCPIGRARRSVNFNKETGDCYMNDVDRFTVSGRPPISNRSADVVDYMESNCVVEQPKMCDFVEVGGKLLRTVDAIYENVATADRCKEICLASKEFQCRSFDYNETGVNVCRVSHHSTSSLSQQQLDHRPYLTVAGATTYQMSSCFSVKIDCRGADMVASVHTNRLFDGKVYAKNRPSSCVNDVKSTLDFDLRLDYHSPNCDVRQDQPGKFFTEIIIQHHDQIVTGQDIGLSVRCSYDLQNRSVGQGIELAMAPATESDDDGAELDSPDKNGGGGGGVGGNGVEETAFVISPTVMMRITNRAGGDIHAAQVGDPLSLRFHILDDRSPYEIFVRELIALDGVDTSEILLIDGDGCPTDPAIMGPISAVDTGGGGTVKILEAPFDAFKFPTSDIVQFKALVTPCLPKCEPINCNVVGHNGAVRRADSFGRRRRRRSVGGGNQTDEVVFQEIRIEDKFKFEAQRGEPGHEINFSGSSGTSTSTSTTGDQNTLYWNTYAFALMLVAFIVLQLFVIFTCWLCATYRSRGNREAASIYESAVSEYASTVRTPISWDNSYYK; encoded by the exons ATGTCATTGTATAAACGAAATGGGACTGACATTGTCGTATGTCCAATCGGACGTGCTCGCAGGTCCGTCAACTTCAACAAGGAGACCGGTGACTGTTACATGAACGACGTGGACCGGTTCACCGTTTCCGGGCGCCCACCGATCAGCAATCGATCGGCCGACGTCGTGGACTACATGGAGTCGAACTGCGTGGTCGAGCAACCAAAAATGTGTGACTTTGTGGAAGTCGGTGGCAAGCTTTTGAGGACTGTGGACGCCATCTACGAGAACGTAGCCACCGCAGACCGGTGCAAGGAGATATGCCTGGCGTCTAAGGAGTTCCAGTGCCGTTCATTCGACTACAACGAGACGGGTGTGAACGTGTGCCGCGTCTCACACCACAGCACGTCCAGCCTGTCACAGCAGCAGCTGGACCATCGCCCTTACCTGACGGTAGCCGGCGCCACCACTTACCAGATGTCGTCGTGCTTCAGCGTGAAGATCGACTGCCGTGGCGCGGACATGGTCGCGTCTGTGCATACTAACCGGCTGTTCGATGGCAAGGTATATGCCAAGAATCGGCCGAGTTCTTGCGTCAACGACGTGAAGAGCACCCTGGACTTCGACCTCCGGTTGGACTACCACAGCCCAAACTGCGACGTACGGCAGGATCAACCAGGAAAGTTTTTCACCgaaattattatacag CACCACGACCAGATCGTCACGGGCCAGGACATCGGACTTTCTGTGCGGTGTTCGTATGACCTCCAGAACCGGAGCGTGGGCCAGGGCATCGAGTTGGCGATGGCGCCTGCCACAGAATCCGATGACGACGGGGCCGAGTTGGACTCGCCCGACAAAAACGGCGGCGGTGGAGGTGGAGTCGGAGGCAATGGTGTGGAAGAGACGGCGTTCGTCATTTCACCCACGGTGATGATGAGGATCACAAACAGGGCGGGCGGTGACATACACGCCGCGCAGGTGGGTGACCCACTCAGTCTCCGGTTCCACATACTCGACGACCGTTCGCCGTACGAGATATTCGTCCGGGAACTGATTGCCTTGGACGGCGTGGACACCAGCGAGATACTGCTCATCGACGGCGACGGTTGTCCCACGGACCCAGCCATCATGGGTCCGATATCGGCTGTGGATACAGGCGGCGGAGGCACCGTCAAGATACTGGAGGCGCCATTTGACGCGTTCAAGTTCCCCACGTCTGACATCGTCCAGTTCAAGGCACTGGTCACACCCTGTTTGCCAAAGTGCGAGCCCATCAACTGCAACGTGGTTGGCCACAACGGTGCGGTCCGTCGGGCCGATTCCTTCGGAAG GCGGCGCCGCAGACGTAGCGTTGGCGGTGGCAACCAAACCGACGAAGTGGTATTCCAGGAGATCCGCATCGAAGACAAGTTCAAATTCGAAGCCCAACGGGGTGAGCCTGGCCACGAGATCAACTTCTCCGGCAGCAGCGGCACCTCCACCTCCACCAGCACAACAGGCGACCAGAACACCTTATACTGGAACACGTACGCGTTCGCACTGATGCTGGTCGCGTTCATCGTGCTCCAGCTGTTTGTCATATTCACGTGCTGGCTGTGCGCCACGTACAGATCGCGGGGCAACCGCGAGGCCGCCTCTATATACGAATCGGCCGTCAGCGAGTACGCCTCCACCGTCCGGACACCGATATCCTGGGACAAcagttattataaatga